TTTAAACAGGGGCTCCTGTGTGGGCCTGTGGGGTGGTGGTAATTTTGAGGTTAGGCAAAGTGCCTTCGACCGGACCGGGATTTTAAAAAGTGCCTTCGATTGGACTGGGAATAGGTGCTGTTTTGACATGGACGGTCCGAGTCGAAGCGGTGGGTTCAGACAGAGCCGACGGTCCCGTTCTCAGCGCGACAGAGAACGGCGTAGGAGACGAGTAGACCTCGCTGATCAACGGGCCACATCTCCTTCCTCGGGCTCGGACCGCAAGGTTTCCGGAGCAAACTCGGTTTTAGGTCCTGGGGGTAGAGTATGTCGACCCGCTTTCCCCGGTGTCAGGCACAGGCCTCCGCGACGGAGGAAGCGAGAATCGGTGTCCTGCGAAGAGGACATCATCGATGGTTTCGCCATTGCCAGCTTCATCAGCTTGGAGGCCTTAGAGGTAAGATTGCACACAATCCCCAGACTAGACAACCCAGACATGATGGAATGCTGCTACATTCACAACACAGACATTAAGTAACCTGTGACTAACCCTAACATCTAGACTCGAATCGGCGTTTCCGAAATCCATCGGTCTGATATACATGAAGCATGCATCTGTAATTCGTTAGTTGATAATTACTCTAAAATGTCAATACAATTAAAACAACCAAAGTCCTTTTAGGCCTTTCAGTGAGACCTCATGTGGGTGTTGCAGGCATTTTGTTTTTCCTCAGATGCAACATTTAACTCGATTTAAGTAAGCTAAGCACCACACTTCCAATCCAAGAACCTTTAATGTTGTAATTGGAGCAGGTGAACCAATTAAAAACCACTGTAAATGTTAGTAGATCCACAGCAATGTCCTCTAATGGGTCTTAATAGATGGATAAATTGAACTTTTTTCCTCCTGAATTATCCATGTCCTCTCTGCACCCATTGTTGATGAACTGATCGGTTCCTGTGAACAGTCATATAAACTACACTAAGTAACTGAACATGGGAACACAGGACGAGCAATGCGACTGAGCCACTTGTCATGCATGGTACCTTAGCGTTGTTTGCCCTCTCAGTAGCTCTAAAATGTCTGCACCTAACACCATTGCATTCAGTTAACTGACTTAACTCTTCCGTAGTAAATACTTCATATTCAACATAACCCTAAAACCTTAAAGTCTAGTTATGGGTTTAACATTTCCCTAACAATTACACGTTTTTATCTGTGTGAGAAATAACCAGGAAGTCAATCAACACACAGGGTTGCTATTTCCAGCGCAgtagctggctaattgtttGCAGTTCTATGTAAACACAGttgtttttctcttcttctcagATGGACTGTTCTCTGAAGCCTACCCAGCGTGCCGCTATGCTCATGGGAAGGGGaagcaagaggaagaggagcccAGGGGAGAACGGCGGAGGGCCCCTCACAGACGCAGAGGAGGGGGCCCCACCCAGCTACTCCCGCAGTTGCTGGAACAGgaacagaaagaagagaagaaagacaaATGTGAAGGTTCGGAAATAAAAGATGAAGGCTTTTTTTGTGATGTGTAACGGTTGCATGTTCCAACGATGTTTGCGTTGTTCGGTGTGCGATTATTGAATGCGTTTTGTTTGCTGACCGTTTCACACTTGATGTGTGCGTAGCGTAAGAATTCACACTAGATGACCTACTGGGTACAGGCTTACAGACACACGTTGTATAGGTCCAACACATCCTTGGAACTGTAACAGGATGGGTGCTGCTTGCCTTTTGAGATACGACGAGTATGTGTTGTGAAGTGGCTAAAAAGACGACAGCTGAAGTGTATGTACACTTCGTATTACTAAATAAGAGTATTGTATTATATTAAGCACTTAGACTGGCAACATTAACTCTAGTGAAGCTTCAAATGCATCTGCTACATGCATAAATGTTCAAATACACTGAACCTACCCCAGCTGTTGACCAGTTATACACATGCATTGGTGTATAGTTGGACTTAACCAGTATTCAGAGGTGAAGTTGAATGTCAGTGGCAATAATATAACACTGTAATGATTCCCTTAGGGTGGAGCGATTCTGCTCCTGGAGACTGGCTACATCGTGAGTTATAATGAATAGCATTTTACATTGAACAACGCTCTGTCTAGACTCCAAATGTAGCTCCGTACAAAGATGTTCAATTTTTTAATTGATGTTTTATGCCCTTCTTCAGTGTGACACAGAGAGTGAGTCAGCAGATAAGGTGGGTGCTGCTTACATCAAATCACTTACTGTTATTTTGTAATTTATATTTCATTTGGTATTGTCATATTTTCCTTTTGTAATTGTGTGTTTCCTCTTGTATTCCAGGCATCTGACAATGATATGGATCCAACATTCACTGTCAGTACCAGAAAAGGTAAAACGCCCTCTTCTACTGCTTTATGCCTCTAAGTCTATTCTTGTAATGAATTGATTGGGTGCAGTCAACCGTCTGTTGGAAATGTTCACACTGAACACAAAATCTACTTTAAAACCTCGCTCTTATTAAGTCGATAGCGTTGCTGTCTAGACCACTTCCTGTTCTAGATAAACTGGCTACTAATTTAATGATTGCTTCTCCGTCCTAAGTTATGGAGCCTACCCCTATGAGCATGGCCTCCTCTATGGCCAAAGGCTGCCCTCCCCTTCCAGCGCGCTGTAGCCTGTCCCGGCTCATGGTCACCCCGTGCGTATCTGGACTCGAGCGCAGTCAGGAGAGGAGCCTGGAGCCGCCTCACCCCGAGCCTGTCTCTTCTACCTCTTACTCCTTTACCTGCCTGCCTTCTCACTCCCCGGCCACTGCCTCCCGGCCCAGCCACCTCAACGGCAACAACGGCTTCCACCAGCGCCACGAGCCCAACCCCTCGCTCTCCAAACACAagcctttcctctccttccctggaCGGCCCCACTCCATCTACAACATGGGGACCAGCAACAGGTCGGTTTTGGTGGTCACTTTCGAATGTCTAGGTGTTTGCCTTTGAAAACGCGCCCCCCTTATGCACGCAGTGGGCTGTTGAAATGTGAAATTGACAAACGCTGTCTTTTGCAGGAGCGGTACCTCAGTCAAGCCGCCGTCGTCATCCAGTGCATCTTCCTCCTTGCGTCCCCCAACACCCTCTTCCAGCAtgtccctgtccctcatccGAGGTCCAGGCTCCTCAGGATCTCTCCGCCCCCCCTCACGAGCAGGGTCCGGCTCCTTGTTCACTTCCTCCCCCGGTCttcccccgccgcccccccttCTACAGGTGTCCTCCCACGGAGCTGCAGGTACAGTCAGCCGCAGTTCTTCTATCCTCATGGCTTGAGTACTAACGCTGTATAAATGTTGTTCAAAGTAGCAAATGAATGGGGATGAAGTCATTCAAGTCCAGTCTTATACAGTCTTAGTCTTTATCACCCAGTGAAGCGTAGTGCCACTTAGCATAACTGAAAGCAGTCATTGAGGTCCGTATCCTCATAGTTCCTCTTCACACCTGCCTCGTACTACAGACCAGGATTTGCTGCGTCAGGGTCTGAACTCTCACTTCCTCGCCTCCCAAGAGCGAGAGGGTCGTCACAGTGTCCCCGGGACGGAGACCAACGGCGGGGCGGGGCGCTCTACCCCTGGGGGGCCGTcagcctccagctccagctctggTTCCTCCGGCAGGACGTCCCAGGCCCAGCCCAGCATCCAGCCCTTGGCCTTTCAGTTCCATCAGCACaaccaccagcaccagcacacacacacgcaccaacacttcACGCCTTTCCTGCACCCTACTGCAACTGCACCGCCTCTGGTAAGACGACAATTTGGGCTCAGACAGACTTGAAACTTGAGTTTCTGGCAGGGTTCAGGCCAGCCATGATACTTTTCTACAGGTGATGTAACccatccttttccctctcttagTTTGAGAAGTATGCTGGAAAGATGGAGGGGCTCTACCGCCACACCGTAAGTTCCTATTCATACATTACTGAAGCACGACAGACCTTTATTACCTCATAAAAGACTGAAAGGTCTGAAATTGACTGCGCCACTTTTGAGTCAGTTTCAGTTTTTTCATACCCTTTTATAGGCTTTATGGGTATATTACTAGATAAGGCACCACTGGTTTTAAccagtttctgtttgtgtgtgtggctgatgtAGTTCTTCCCACAGTACCCTCCTTCAGTGCCAGGCATCCAGCCAGTGATCCCCCCTGCTGGGCCCTTTGGCTCGGTGCAAGGAGCCTTCCAGCCCAAGGTGAGAGTCAATACAATAAGTCAATTTACCGTTTGCCTCCCTTGTGCCGTCAAAATGCCTGTTCAGATAACAGGCGTTTCATAGCAACCACCGTCTTAGAATTCTGCCTGTTTATTGGCAGAATATATATACAGAGGACTGTCTATATATGCGCTCATTTAGTATTTCCTATTTATATCTTTAGTTTCTGCTGATGTTTTAATATTGGTGTTGACTTGGACAGTGTGCGTTGTGTGGATCTCAGCTCACAGTGTGCTGTGTGACAGCCTCTTGTCCCCCAGGGAACAGGTCCTGAGATGAACGCTCGGCTGGGAGTTGTGCCTCACCACCTGCAGCCTAAAGACCCACGGGTAAGGATGTCTACTCAACCTGTCACATATTGATTGTGCGGATGATTGCAGAtgacagttttctttttttactgtacTGATAGTCACGATCACTTAGCCATGAATGCACCAAGACATGGGGCCCTAGTCGGTGCAGGAAAGAGTGCAAAAGATAAACATAGTCATAAAGAGTGGAATGTGTTAACCAAAATGGTTTACGATTCTGTTCTCTTTTAGCTAACTGATCCATTTGGGACATCGTTGAAAGTCAGTAATGTAAGCAAAAACTGATGATTTTTAAATCCTGTTTTTTCTCGCACTATTTCTAACTCTTTAACTCACTCACTTCCTCTGGATCATAATCAATTTGAATGATCAATGAAATGCCCTTGCACACAGATGTGTAATATTGCGGAACATATTTTTCACTTCCGTTCTTGCTGCATACCCATGCTTAAAATGTTACAGGAATACTGCACTGACCAATACAAGTGATTGATATTTGCTTTACTAATCTCTACTTCTCCTCAAGATCATGAAATCCTCTTCTTGTTTTGATGGCAGTACAATACAGAAGAATAGTCTACATGACAGTGGCCTCTGACTCCTGGAGTGAGAAGGCTTTAACTGGAGTCACTGGGAATCAGTGGATAATGTTGTGTTTCCCTCTTATACAGAAGCCAGGGAAGTGGTGTGCCATGCATGTGCACGTGGCCTGGATGATTCTAAGCCATCAGAAGAAAGTAAAGGTGCGTTGCTACAATTAACCTGGATCACAACCCCCGTTTGGGAAAAGTGTATTACTCGGCATGTGTCTcatggtctccctggtctcatggtctccctggtctcatggtctccctggtctcatgGTCTCCCTGTTCTcatggtctccctggtctcatggtctccctggtctcatggtctccctggtctcatgGTCTCCCTGTTCTcatggtctccctggtctcatggtctccctggtctcatggtctccctggtctcatgGTCTCCCTGTTCTcatggtctccctggtctcatggtctccctggtctcatggtctccctggtctcatggtctccctggtctcatgGTCTCCCTGTTCTcatggtctccctggtctcatggtctccctggtctcatggtctccctggtctcatggtctccctggtctcatggtctccctggtctcatggtctccctggtctcatggtctccctggtctctcagtTGATGCATGCGGATCCTCACAAGCTGGACTTCCGTAATGAGCTGCTGGCTCGTCTTCCGGGAGCAGGTGACCCCAGACTGGGTCCTCTGGGGCCGCTGGGAGGTGGGCTTCCCCCTGCCCATGACCTCACCAGGCCTGCCAGCCTCTTCACAGCCCCTGGTAGGTATCTGCCTTCACTTAGCTCAGTAAGATTCTAGTCTGGTATTAGTAATAGTAGGTCCTTTATTGACGCCTAGGAAGAAATGACGTATTGTGGAAAAAGTGTAATCGTATGAGGTCTGATGTCCGGTGTGTCAATACAGAGGTGTCTTATCTGAGGAGTTTGATCTTGTTGGTTTGCATTGAGgtgcctcttcttctctccctacAGGTGGAGTCAAtccgtcctcctctcctttcatccctccatccacgcCCCACTCCTCTTTCCTCACCCCGGGGGCACACTTGGGTAAGAGGCTCCTTCATAGGGGCACGTCTGTCTGGTGTACACTCGACACACGTCTCCTCGGGGCGTGTTAACTCACCCATGGATTGATTTGATTCTTGCACCATATCTGAAGGCCATGCAACACATGGTCATACTCATAACTGcccttccacctccctctctgtttacttggtgtgtgtgtagcagaccCTTACGGCCGCTcaccccccttcacccctctgGGAGCCTTGGGTTCCAGTGCCTTTGGAGGACTGGGCAGCCCCACACTGGGTACGTAAAAAAATCTAAGAAATCCTGCTCTTAAGACCCATAACTGGTTTTGCACAAGCTAACCCTTGATAACGTGTTTTTAATTTGGACTGTTACAGCGAGCAGCTCAGTGTTTGGCCACAAGGACTCTCCTGCTGGTGTAGTTGGGGGCCTGAACAACCCTCACGACCCCTGGAATCGCCTGCACGGCGGCCCTCCCAACTTCACTGCCGGGCCGAGCTGGGCCAAAGGGGCTGACAAGAGggacgagagagacagaggaaaggagatggagaggagagaaatccTTCACATCAAAGATGAAAAAGACAGGTAGATAAATGACATCGTATCACAGGAGATCAGCTGTTTGTAGCTTGACGTTGGGTGAACTTCGGAATATCTtaccacatttacatttagtcatttagcagatgctcttatccagagcgacttacagtaagtacagggacattctccccaaggcaagtagggtgatgtgccttgcccaaggacacaacgtcattttgcatggccggactaacaaccttctgattaatagtccgactccctaaccgctcagccatctgaccccccactgCCCAGTCAtatttctcctcccctcaccatgCTTCTCTCTTGCAGGGACAACATGCTGTATGGTCGTCCACCTGTGCGAATGTCGCCGGTGGCCCCTCCCTTGAAGCTCCGCAGCAACACCCCCGTCTCCCACATGAACGGGCACGGTGGTCCTATGGCAGCGAACGGGCCTGGCGAGGACTTGAACCGCAGCATGAGCagggaccgagagagagaccgagacgGGGACAAGAGACCTCCCCACACCGTATCCTCAAGAGCACCGGGCACTTCCTCTTTGGTGGCAGACCGAGACAGGccgcgctcctcctcctcctcggtgcTCACCACTCCCCCACCCTCTGGCCCCTCTGCGCCCTCTCCCCATGACCTGTACCCCCGACAGCAGCAGCCCTCTGCTGCTCATGGTCACCACAACGaatccccccgcccctcccaaaGAGATGCAGGCCCCCCTTCCTCATCCTCGACCTCTGCCACTGTCACCTCTCTGTCCCAGGGTAAGAAGCCTGACCGGACCACAACCCCCGTCCCCAAaccgtccctcctccctccagtcaaAGTCAAAGAGGAGCGGAAAGAGGAGCCCGAGCATATCCccatctccctgcctcctccccccgtGCCCAGCCATAACTACGACAGGCCTAACAGCCGCCCACACCACCATCGCTCTgccaccccttcctcctcttctcactcGCTGACGCCCACACCTGGGgtacccctgcctcctcccaccCAGCACCAACCCTCACACCAACCCTCACACCAACCCTCACATCAACACTCACATCAACACTCACATCAACCCTCACATCAACACTCACACCAACCCTCacaccaccacctctctctgCTGGAGCGCTCCAGGGCTCAGGCTGCCATCGAGGCTTACCTGGGAAGTGCGGCCGGCGCTGGGGGCTTGGTCATTGGTCACGGAGGGGAACGGTTTGCTGCTCACCCCCATGGCCCACCCCAGGggcacccccagcacccccatgGCTTCCCCTCGTGGGACCCCTGGAGGGAGTTGGCAgctcagcagcagcaacagcagcgtaGGGAAGCCATGGCGATGCGCTCTGACCCCCACCTGGCCCTTCGTTCCGATCCCCACCTGGCTCGGCTGCTCCAGCACCAGCATGCCCAGCGCTTCCTGGAGGCTGAGAGGGCAGCGGCCATGGCGGCCGCGGTCGGGGCcaaccctcaccacccccagaCCTCTACCTCTTCCGCCCCCACCTCCGTACGGCAGGAGTTTGGCCTGATGGCCCATCACTTCGACAGGCCTCCCCACCTGGGACCTCCGAGCGGCAGCCTCATGGACGAGGAGCAGCGAGCCCAAATCATGAGGGAAGACTTTGAGAGGGCACGTTACTTTGGAATGCATTCTCACCCGCACCTCTCCGGCGCCCACCTCCAAAACCACTCTCACGCTGCCCACATGGAGCAGCTCCACCCTGGCCTGCTCCCTCACTCCCACCTCCAGCCCGGAGCTTCCAacccctcacctcaccaccCTGGCCTCTACTCTCGCATCGGGGCCCTGCACCCGCACCACATGCCCAACGGCATCCTGGGTAAGTCCCCTGCAGGCCTTGTGGGAGCTTTGTCTGTCGGGGGACCACCACCCCTGATTCCCTCGGTGGCCAGCAGATCCGCCACACCTCCTCGGGGCTCCAGACTCGGCCCAGGTGACCTGGCTCTGTACAGCACCCACAAAGACGGGGAGTCCAGATAGTACTGGGACTCGACTGAGGTGGTCGAGGGGGAAAATGTCAGGGTTACTGTGCTGCTCTTACTCCGCTCTCTGACAGGAGGAGACCCCCTCTCACCAAACTGTACACCCCAGCTCTCAAAAGATGCGTGTGATCGGTTTGGGATGAAAATTGTGACTTGCCAGAATGACTCAGTATATTATCCACAATGGTTCTATCAGTGCAATGGTACATGATTTCTGTGCATCCaagtgtatttttattttaagaaTGCTGTCGGGAATCCTGTATGATACGCGATAATGGTAGTTCTGTTTGAAGAGGcagagtttttttcttttttttcttcagttttaACATGATAATGTTAAAGTGAGCCTTTTCAGGTTTGGCAGAGGAAGGTGCACTTTCTTTATGTACTGGCTCATCCTTTCCTTTTTTAACTCTTGGGATCATATGAAGCCCTTTGCGTTAATCAACCCTGTTTGACTTTTGTGGATGAGAGCAAAAGAATATGGAGGGCGGCTTGGTGTATGATTTCCTTTTTGTCTTCTACAGTTGTGAGGAGACAGATTATTGGTGAAACATGAAGATTCTATAAGTCTCTCAAGGACAGTAAGCACCTGTACCTCAGTTCACCGCCTCTCCCTAAAATGACCTCCCCCtctgcaatgttttttttttttttacatgagaTTCTTCACCTTTTTCAGTGGATGATATGAACTGTACTTCATTGTGGGGTGGACACAATATTTTAAAACGTATATATGAAACTGTTTCCCATTCTCCTCTCTGACTCTATA
This DNA window, taken from Hypomesus transpacificus isolate Combined female chromosome 13, fHypTra1, whole genome shotgun sequence, encodes the following:
- the fbrs gene encoding autism susceptibility gene 2 protein homolog isoform X5, giving the protein MDGPSRSGGFRQSRRSRSQRDRERRRRRVDLADQRATSPSSGSDRKVSGANSVLGPGGRVCRPAFPGVRHRPPRRRKRESVSCEEDIIDGFAIASFISLEALEMDCSLKPTQRAAMLMGRGSKRKRSPGENGGGPLTDAEEGAPPSYSRSCWNRNRKKRRKTNVKGGAILLLETGYICDTESESADKASDNDMDPTFTVSTRKVMEPTPMSMASSMAKGCPPLPARCSLSRLMVTPCVSGLERSQERSLEPPHPEPVSSTSYSFTCLPSHSPATASRPSHLNGNNGFHQRHEPNPSLSKHKPFLSFPGRPHSIYNMGTSNRSGTSVKPPSSSSASSSLRPPTPSSSMSLSLIRGPGSSGSLRPPSRAGSGSLFTSSPGLPPPPPLLQVSSHGAADQDLLRQGLNSHFLASQEREGRHSVPGTETNGGAGRSTPGGPSASSSSSGSSGRTSQAQPSIQPLAFQFHQHNHQHQHTHTHQHFTPFLHPTATAPPLFEKYAGKMEGLYRHTFFPQYPPSVPGIQPVIPPAGPFGSVQGAFQPKPLVPQGTGPEMNARLGVVPHHLQPKDPRKPGKWCAMHVHVAWMILSHQKKVKLMHADPHKLDFRNELLARLPGAGDPRLGPLGPLGGGLPPAHDLTRPASLFTAPGGVNPSSSPFIPPSTPHSSFLTPGAHLADPYGRSPPFTPLGALGSSAFGGLGSPTLASSSVFGHKDSPAGVVGGLNNPHDPWNRLHGGPPNFTAGPSWAKGADKRDERDRGKEMERREILHIKDEKDRDNMLYGRPPVRMSPVAPPLKLRSNTPVSHMNGHGGPMAANGPGEDLNRSMSRDRERDRDGDKRPPHTVSSRAPGTSSLVADRDRPRSSSSSVLTTPPPSGPSAPSPHDLYPRQQQPSAAHGHHNESPRPSQRDAGPPSSSSTSATVTSLSQGKKPDRTTTPVPKPSLLPPVKVKEERKEEPEHIPISLPPPPVPSHNYDRPNSRPHHHRSATPSSSSHSLTPTPGVPLPPPTQHQPSHQPSHQPSHQHSHQHSHQPSHQHSHQPSHHHLSLLERSRAQAAIEAYLGSAAGAGGLVIGHGGERFAAHPHGPPQGHPQHPHGFPSWDPWRELAAQQQQQQRREAMAMRSDPHLALRSDPHLARLLQHQHAQRFLEAERAAAMAAAVGANPHHPQTSTSSAPTSVRQEFGLMAHHFDRPPHLGPPSGSLMDEEQRAQIMREDFERARYFGMHSHPHLSGAHLQNHSHAAHMEQLHPGLLPHSHLQPGASNPSPHHPGLYSRIGALHPHHMPNGILGKSPAGLVGALSVGGPPPLIPSVASRSATPPRGSRLGPGDLALYSTHKDGESR
- the fbrs gene encoding autism susceptibility gene 2 protein homolog isoform X2, giving the protein MDGPSRSGGFRQSRRSRSQRDRERRRRRVDLADQRATSPSSGSDRKVSGANSVLGPGGRVCRPAFPGVRHRPPRRRKRESVSCEEDIIDGFAIASFISLEALEMDCSLKPTQRAAMLMGRGSKRKRSPGENGGGPLTDAEEGAPPSYSRSCWNRNRKKRRKTNVKGGAILLLETGYICDTESESADKASDNDMDPTFTVSTRKVMEPTPMSMASSMAKGCPPLPARCSLSRLMVTPCVSGLERSQERSLEPPHPEPVSSTSYSFTCLPSHSPATASRPSHLNGNNGFHQRHEPNPSLSKHKPFLSFPGRPHSIYNMGTSNRSGTSVKPPSSSSASSSLRPPTPSSSMSLSLIRGPGSSGSLRPPSRAGSGSLFTSSPGLPPPPPLLQVSSHGAADQDLLRQGLNSHFLASQEREGRHSVPGTETNGGAGRSTPGGPSASSSSSGSSGRTSQAQPSIQPLAFQFHQHNHQHQHTHTHQHFTPFLHPTATAPPLFEKYAGKMEGLYRHTFFPQYPPSVPGIQPVIPPAGPFGSVQGAFQPKPLVPQGTGPEMNARLGVVPHHLQPKDPRLTDPFGTSLKVSNKPGKWCAMHVHVAWMILSHQKKVKLMHADPHKLDFRNELLARLPGAGDPRLGPLGPLGGGLPPAHDLTRPASLFTAPGGVNPSSSPFIPPSTPHSSFLTPGAHLDPYGRSPPFTPLGALGSSAFGGLGSPTLASSSVFGHKDSPAGVVGGLNNPHDPWNRLHGGPPNFTAGPSWAKGADKRDERDRGKEMERREILHIKDEKDRDNMLYGRPPVRMSPVAPPLKLRSNTPVSHMNGHGGPMAANGPGEDLNRSMSRDRERDRDGDKRPPHTVSSRAPGTSSLVADRDRPRSSSSSVLTTPPPSGPSAPSPHDLYPRQQQPSAAHGHHNESPRPSQRDAGPPSSSSTSATVTSLSQGKKPDRTTTPVPKPSLLPPVKVKEERKEEPEHIPISLPPPPVPSHNYDRPNSRPHHHRSATPSSSSHSLTPTPGVPLPPPTQHQPSHQPSHQPSHQHSHQHSHQPSHQHSHQPSHHHLSLLERSRAQAAIEAYLGSAAGAGGLVIGHGGERFAAHPHGPPQGHPQHPHGFPSWDPWRELAAQQQQQQRREAMAMRSDPHLALRSDPHLARLLQHQHAQRFLEAERAAAMAAAVGANPHHPQTSTSSAPTSVRQEFGLMAHHFDRPPHLGPPSGSLMDEEQRAQIMREDFERARYFGMHSHPHLSGAHLQNHSHAAHMEQLHPGLLPHSHLQPGASNPSPHHPGLYSRIGALHPHHMPNGILGKSPAGLVGALSVGGPPPLIPSVASRSATPPRGSRLGPGDLALYSTHKDGESR
- the fbrs gene encoding autism susceptibility gene 2 protein homolog isoform X6, whose translation is MDGPSRSGGFRQSRRSRSQRDRERRRRRVDLADQRATSPSSGSDRKVSGANSVLGPGGRVCRPAFPGVRHRPPRRRKRESVSCEEDIIDGFAIASFISLEALEMDCSLKPTQRAAMLMGRGSKRKRSPGENGGGPLTDAEEGAPPSYSRSCWNRNRKKRRKTNVKGGAILLLETGYICDTESESADKASDNDMDPTFTVSTRKVMEPTPMSMASSMAKGCPPLPARCSLSRLMVTPCVSGLERSQERSLEPPHPEPVSSTSYSFTCLPSHSPATASRPSHLNGNNGFHQRHEPNPSLSKHKPFLSFPGRPHSIYNMGTSNRSGTSVKPPSSSSASSSLRPPTPSSSMSLSLIRGPGSSGSLRPPSRAGSGSLFTSSPGLPPPPPLLQVSSHGAAEREGRHSVPGTETNGGAGRSTPGGPSASSSSSGSSGRTSQAQPSIQPLAFQFHQHNHQHQHTHTHQHFTPFLHPTATAPPLFEKYAGKMEGLYRHTFFPQYPPSVPGIQPVIPPAGPFGSVQGAFQPKPLVPQGTGPEMNARLGVVPHHLQPKDPRLTDPFGTSLKVSNKPGKWCAMHVHVAWMILSHQKKVKLMHADPHKLDFRNELLARLPGAGDPRLGPLGPLGGGLPPAHDLTRPASLFTAPGGVNPSSSPFIPPSTPHSSFLTPGAHLADPYGRSPPFTPLGALGSSAFGGLGSPTLASSSVFGHKDSPAGVVGGLNNPHDPWNRLHGGPPNFTAGPSWAKGADKRDERDRGKEMERREILHIKDEKDRDNMLYGRPPVRMSPVAPPLKLRSNTPVSHMNGHGGPMAANGPGEDLNRSMSRDRERDRDGDKRPPHTVSSRAPGTSSLVADRDRPRSSSSSVLTTPPPSGPSAPSPHDLYPRQQQPSAAHGHHNESPRPSQRDAGPPSSSSTSATVTSLSQGKKPDRTTTPVPKPSLLPPVKVKEERKEEPEHIPISLPPPPVPSHNYDRPNSRPHHHRSATPSSSSHSLTPTPGVPLPPPTQHQPSHQPSHQPSHQHSHQHSHQPSHQHSHQPSHHHLSLLERSRAQAAIEAYLGSAAGAGGLVIGHGGERFAAHPHGPPQGHPQHPHGFPSWDPWRELAAQQQQQQRREAMAMRSDPHLALRSDPHLARLLQHQHAQRFLEAERAAAMAAAVGANPHHPQTSTSSAPTSVRQEFGLMAHHFDRPPHLGPPSGSLMDEEQRAQIMREDFERARYFGMHSHPHLSGAHLQNHSHAAHMEQLHPGLLPHSHLQPGASNPSPHHPGLYSRIGALHPHHMPNGILGKSPAGLVGALSVGGPPPLIPSVASRSATPPRGSRLGPGDLALYSTHKDGESR
- the fbrs gene encoding autism susceptibility gene 2 protein homolog isoform X4, translated to MDGPSRSGGFRQSRRSRSQRDRERRRRRVDLADQRATSPSSGSDRKVSGANSVLGPGGRVCRPAFPGVRHRPPRRRKRESVSCEEDIIDGFAIASFISLEALEMDCSLKPTQRAAMLMGRGSKRKRSPGENGGGPLTDAEEGAPPSYSRSCWNRNRKKRRKTNVKGGAILLLETGYICDTESESADKASDNDMDPTFTVSTRKVMEPTPMSMASSMAKGCPPLPARCSLSRLMVTPCVSGLERSQERSLEPPHPEPVSSTSYSFTCLPSHSPATASRPSHLNGNNGFHQRHEPNPSLSKHKPFLSFPGRPHSIYNMGTSNRSGTSVKPPSSSSASSSLRPPTPSSSMSLSLIRGPGSSGSLRPPSRAGSGSLFTSSPGLPPPPPLLQVSSHGAADQDLLRQGLNSHFLASQEREGRHSVPGTETNGGAGRSTPGGPSASSSSSGSSGRTSQAQPSIQPLAFQFHQHNHQHQHTHTHQHFTPFLHPTATAPPLFEKYAGKMEGLYRHTFFPQYPPSVPGIQPVIPPAGPFGSVQGAFQPKGTGPEMNARLGVVPHHLQPKDPRLTDPFGTSLKVSNKPGKWCAMHVHVAWMILSHQKKVKLMHADPHKLDFRNELLARLPGAGDPRLGPLGPLGGGLPPAHDLTRPASLFTAPGGVNPSSSPFIPPSTPHSSFLTPGAHLADPYGRSPPFTPLGALGSSAFGGLGSPTLASSSVFGHKDSPAGVVGGLNNPHDPWNRLHGGPPNFTAGPSWAKGADKRDERDRGKEMERREILHIKDEKDRDNMLYGRPPVRMSPVAPPLKLRSNTPVSHMNGHGGPMAANGPGEDLNRSMSRDRERDRDGDKRPPHTVSSRAPGTSSLVADRDRPRSSSSSVLTTPPPSGPSAPSPHDLYPRQQQPSAAHGHHNESPRPSQRDAGPPSSSSTSATVTSLSQGKKPDRTTTPVPKPSLLPPVKVKEERKEEPEHIPISLPPPPVPSHNYDRPNSRPHHHRSATPSSSSHSLTPTPGVPLPPPTQHQPSHQPSHQPSHQHSHQHSHQPSHQHSHQPSHHHLSLLERSRAQAAIEAYLGSAAGAGGLVIGHGGERFAAHPHGPPQGHPQHPHGFPSWDPWRELAAQQQQQQRREAMAMRSDPHLALRSDPHLARLLQHQHAQRFLEAERAAAMAAAVGANPHHPQTSTSSAPTSVRQEFGLMAHHFDRPPHLGPPSGSLMDEEQRAQIMREDFERARYFGMHSHPHLSGAHLQNHSHAAHMEQLHPGLLPHSHLQPGASNPSPHHPGLYSRIGALHPHHMPNGILGKSPAGLVGALSVGGPPPLIPSVASRSATPPRGSRLGPGDLALYSTHKDGESR